The following proteins come from a genomic window of Streptococcus pneumoniae:
- a CDS encoding NAD(P)/FAD-dependent oxidoreductase, whose translation MSQLYDITIVGGGPVGLFAAFYAHLRQAKVQIIDSLPQLGGQPAILYPEKEILDVPGFPNLTGEELTNRLIEQLNGFDTPIHLNETVLEIDKQEEEFAITTSKGSHLTKTVIIAMGGGAFKPRPLELEGVEGYENIHYHVSNIQQYAGKKVTILGGGDSAVDWALAFEKIAPTTLVHRRDNFRALEHSVQALQESSVTIKTPFAPSQLLGNGKTLDKLEITKVKSDETETIDLDHLFVNYGFKSSVGNLKNWGLDLNRHKIIVNSKQESSQAGIYAIGDCCYYDGKIDLIATGLGEAPTAVNNAINYIDPEQKVQPKHSTSL comes from the coding sequence ATGTCTCAACTCTATGATATTACCATTGTGGGTGGTGGTCCTGTCGGGCTTTTTGCAGCCTTTTATGCCCACCTACGCCAAGCCAAGGTTCAAATCATCGACTCTCTTCCCCAGCTAGGTGGACAACCTGCTATTCTCTACCCTGAAAAGGAAATCCTAGACGTACCAGGCTTCCCAAACCTGACTGGAGAAGAGTTGACTAACCGCTTGATTGAACAGCTAAATGGATTTGATACCCCTATTCATCTCAATGAAACGGTTCTTGAGATTGACAAACAAGAAGAAGAATTTGCCATCACAACTTCTAAAGGAAGTCACTTGACTAAAACAGTCATCATCGCTATGGGTGGCGGTGCCTTCAAACCACGTCCGCTGGAACTTGAAGGGGTTGAGGGCTATGAAAATATCCACTACCACGTTTCTAACATTCAGCAATACGCTGGTAAGAAAGTGACGATTCTTGGTGGGGGAGACTCGGCTGTGGATTGGGCTTTGGCTTTTGAAAAAATCGCACCAACTACCCTTGTTCACCGCAGAGATAATTTCCGTGCCTTGGAACACAGTGTTCAAGCCTTGCAAGAATCATCTGTAACCATCAAGACACCATTCGCCCCTAGCCAACTCCTTGGAAATGGAAAAACACTTGATAAACTTGAAATCACAAAAGTCAAATCTGATGAAACTGAAACCATTGACCTAGACCACCTCTTTGTCAACTATGGTTTCAAATCTTCTGTCGGTAACCTTAAAAACTGGGGGCTCGACCTCAACCGTCACAAGATTATCGTCAACAGCAAACAGGAATCCAGCCAAGCAGGTATCTATGCTATCGGTGACTGCTGCTACTATGACGGAAAAATTGATCTGATTGCGACAGGCCTCGGAGAAGCTCCAACTGCTGTCAACAACGCTATCAACTACATTGACCCTGAACAAAAAGTACAACCAAAACACTCTACTAGTTTATAA
- the cdaA gene encoding diadenylate cyclase CdaA, with the protein MNFQQLSNLQYWTSLFASPWTIAINLIDILIVAYILYHFTKAIAGTKIMILVRGVLVFILAQILANMIGLTMISWLINQIITYGVIAAVVIFSPEIRTGLERLGRATDFFSNAPISAEEQMIRAFVKSVEYMSPRKIGALVAIQRVRTLQEYISTGIPLDAKISAELLINIFIPNTPLHDGAVIIKEERIAVTSAYLPLTKNTGISKEFGTRHRAAIGLSEVSDALTFVVSEETGGISITYNGRFKHNLTLDEFETELREILLPKEEVGLSFKERLLGGWKHEKK; encoded by the coding sequence ATGAATTTTCAACAATTATCCAATCTGCAATATTGGACCAGTTTGTTTGCAAGTCCATGGACGATAGCTATCAATCTGATTGATATTTTGATTGTTGCTTATATTTTATACCATTTTACAAAAGCTATTGCAGGAACCAAGATTATGATTTTGGTACGTGGAGTTTTGGTGTTTATTTTAGCTCAAATCCTTGCAAATATGATTGGTTTGACTATGATTTCTTGGTTAATCAATCAAATTATTACTTATGGGGTTATTGCGGCGGTTGTTATCTTCTCTCCAGAGATTCGGACTGGTTTGGAACGTTTGGGAAGAGCGACAGATTTCTTTTCCAATGCCCCTATTAGTGCTGAGGAACAGATGATTCGTGCCTTTGTTAAGTCTGTTGAATACATGAGTCCTCGTAAAATCGGGGCCTTGGTTGCTATTCAGCGTGTACGTACCTTGCAGGAGTATATTTCGACAGGAATTCCCTTGGATGCTAAGATTTCTGCAGAACTTCTCATTAACATTTTTATTCCCAACACTCCCCTACATGATGGTGCGGTGATTATCAAAGAAGAACGTATCGCTGTGACGTCTGCCTATCTGCCCTTGACAAAAAACACAGGGATTTCCAAGGAATTTGGGACCAGACACCGGGCGGCTATCGGTTTATCAGAAGTCTCAGATGCCTTGACTTTTGTTGTATCAGAGGAAACGGGAGGAATTTCGATAACCTATAATGGAAGGTTTAAGCACAACCTAACACTTGATGAATTTGAAACAGAATTACGTGAAATCTTACTTCCAAAAGAGGAAGTGGGTCTTAGTTTTAAAGAACGATTGCTAGGAGGATGGAAACATGAAAAAAAATAG
- a CDS encoding CdaR family protein, protein MKKNSLYIISSLFFACVLFVYATATNFQNSTSARQVKTETYTNTVTNVPIDIRYNSDKYFISGFASEVSVVLTGANRLSLASEMQESTRKFKVTADLTDAGVGTIEVPLSIEDLPNGLTAVATPQKITVKIGKKAQKDKVKIVPEIDPSQIDSRVQIENVMVSDKEVSITSDQETLDRIDKIIAVLPTSERITGNYSGSVPLQAIDRNGVVLPAVITPFDTIMKVTTKPVAPSSSTSNSSTSSSSETSSSTKATSSKTN, encoded by the coding sequence ATGAAAAAAAATAGTTTATATATCATATCCTCACTCTTTTTTGCTTGTGTCTTATTTGTCTATGCTACGGCGACGAATTTTCAAAACAGTACCAGTGCTAGGCAGGTAAAAACGGAAACCTATACTAATACAGTAACAAATGTCCCTATTGACATACGCTATAATAGTGATAAGTATTTTATTAGCGGTTTTGCTTCAGAAGTATCAGTGGTCTTGACTGGTGCAAATCGCCTATCGCTAGCTAGTGAAATGCAAGAAAGTACACGTAAATTCAAGGTTACTGCTGACCTAACAGATGCCGGTGTTGGAACGATTGAAGTTCCTTTGAGCATTGAAGATTTACCCAATGGGCTGACCGCTGTGGCGACTCCGCAAAAAATTACAGTCAAGATTGGTAAGAAGGCTCAGAAGGATAAGGTAAAGATTGTACCAGAGATTGACCCTAGTCAAATTGATAGTCGGGTACAAATTGAAAATGTCATGGTGTCAGATAAAGAAGTGTCTATTACGAGTGACCAAGAGACATTGGATAGAATTGATAAGATTATCGCTGTCTTGCCAACTAGCGAACGCATAACAGGTAATTACAGTGGTTCAGTACCTTTGCAGGCAATCGACCGCAATGGTGTTGTCTTACCGGCAGTTATCACTCCGTTTGATACAATAATGAAGGTGACTACAAAACCAGTAGCACCAAGTTCAAGCACATCAAATTCAAGTACAAGCAGTTCATCGGAGACATCTTCGTCAACGAAAGCAACTAGTTCAAAAACGAATTAA
- the glmM gene encoding phosphoglucosamine mutase, with protein sequence MGKYFGTDGVRGEANLELTPELAFKLGRFGGYVLSQHETEAPKVFVGRDTRISGEMLESALVAGLLSVGIHVYKLGVLATPAVAYLVETEGASAGVMISASHNPALDNGIKFFGGDGFKLDDEKEAEIEALLDAEEDTLPRPSAEGLGILVDYPEGLRKYEGYLVSTGTPLDGMKVALDTANGAASTSARQIFADLGAQLTVIGETPDGLNINLNVGSTHPEALQEVVKESGSAIGLAFDGDSDRLIAVDENGDIVDGDKIMYIIGKYLSEKGQLAQNTIVTTVMSNLGFHKALNREGINKAVTAVGDRYVVEEMRKSGYNLGGEQSGHVILMDYNTTGDGQLSAVQLTKIMKETGKSLSELAAEVTIYPQKLVNIRVENVMKEKAMEVPAIKAIIEKMEEEMAGNGRILVRPSGTEPLLRVMAEAPITEEVDYYVDTITDVVRAEIGID encoded by the coding sequence ATGGGTAAATATTTTGGGACTGATGGAGTCCGTGGAGAAGCTAACCTAGAACTAACACCAGAATTAGCCTTTAAACTAGGACGTTTTGGAGGCTATGTTCTTAGTCAACATGAAACGGAAGCGCCGAAAGTCTTTGTAGGACGTGACACACGTATTTCAGGGGAAATGCTGGAATCGGCCTTGGTGGCAGGTCTCCTTTCAGTAGGGATTCACGTATACAAACTTGGTGTCCTTGCAACACCAGCAGTAGCTTACTTGGTTGAAACTGAAGGAGCAAGTGCCGGTGTCATGATTTCTGCTAGCCACAACCCAGCCCTTGATAACGGAATCAAGTTCTTTGGCGGTGATGGCTTCAAACTAGATGATGAAAAAGAAGCAGAAATTGAAGCCTTGCTAGATGCTGAGGAAGACACTCTTCCTCGTCCAAGTGCAGAAGGCTTAGGAATCTTGGTAGATTATCCAGAAGGCTTGCGTAAGTATGAAGGATACCTTGTTTCAACTGGAACTCCTCTTGATGGAATGAAGGTTGCCTTGGATACAGCTAATGGAGCAGCTTCTACCAGTGCCCGTCAAATCTTTGCAGACCTTGGTGCCCAATTGACGGTTATCGGGGAAACACCAGACGGTCTTAACATCAACCTTAATGTTGGTTCAACACATCCAGAAGCCCTTCAAGAAGTGGTCAAAGAAAGTGGGTCAGCTATTGGTTTGGCCTTTGATGGAGACAGTGACCGCTTGATTGCTGTTGATGAGAATGGTGACATCGTCGATGGTGACAAGATTATGTACATCATCGGAAAATACCTTTCTGAAAAAGGACAATTGGCTCAAAATACAATTGTGACAACTGTTATGTCTAACCTTGGTTTCCACAAGGCCTTGAATCGCGAAGGTATTAACAAGGCAGTTACTGCAGTTGGTGACCGCTACGTTGTTGAAGAAATGAGAAAATCAGGCTACAACCTTGGTGGTGAACAGTCTGGTCACGTTATCTTGATGGATTACAATACCACAGGTGATGGTCAATTATCAGCAGTTCAATTGACTAAAATCATGAAGGAAACTGGTAAGAGCTTATCAGAGTTGGCGGCAGAAGTAACGATTTATCCACAAAAATTAGTTAATATCCGAGTGGAAAACGTCATGAAGGAAAAGGCCATGGAAGTGCCAGCTATCAAGGCCATCATCGAGAAGATGGAAGAAGAAATGGCGGGGAACGGCCGTATCCTTGTTCGTCCAAGTGGAACAGAGCCCCTCTTGCGTGTTATGGCAGAAGCGCCTATAACAGAAGAAGTAGACTACTATGTTGATACCATCACAGATGTAGTTCGTGCTGAAATTGGGATTGATTAA
- a CDS encoding DegV family protein: MKLAVFTDSSAYLSAETLQREDLFVLDIPVNIDGEEYVEGINLSAEEFYQKMAQASELPKTSQPSIAKLDEILTSLKEQGYTHALGLFLSSGISGFYQNIQYMVDDYEGLTIAFPDTLITSAPLGIMVESVFNWRDQGDDFASIQDKLAIQISRTSAFIMVDDLDHLVKGGRLSNGAAILGNLLSIKPILYFNDQGVIEVYEKVRTEKKATKRLIEIIKETTASGQYRVIVIHGNAPEKAEELRQHLLDFGLGSDVSLATFGSVIGTHLGAGSIALGYIPVI, translated from the coding sequence ATGAAATTAGCTGTTTTCACAGATTCCTCTGCTTATCTCAGTGCAGAGACCTTGCAAAGAGAAGACTTGTTTGTCTTGGATATTCCTGTCAATATTGATGGTGAGGAATATGTCGAAGGCATCAATCTGTCTGCTGAGGAATTTTACCAAAAAATGGCTCAGGCTTCTGAATTGCCTAAGACCAGTCAACCAAGTATTGCCAAGTTAGATGAAATCTTAACTTCGCTCAAAGAACAAGGCTATACACATGCCTTGGGGCTTTTCCTATCTTCTGGAATTTCAGGTTTTTACCAAAATATCCAGTATATGGTCGATGACTATGAGGGCTTAACCATTGCTTTCCCAGACACTTTGATTACAAGTGCTCCCCTAGGCATCATGGTTGAAAGCGTCTTTAATTGGCGTGATCAGGGCGATGATTTTGCCAGCATTCAGGATAAGCTAGCCATTCAAATCAGCCGTACGTCAGCCTTTATCATGGTAGATGACTTGGATCATTTGGTAAAAGGTGGACGTCTTTCAAATGGGGCTGCCATTTTGGGCAATTTGCTTAGCATTAAGCCAATCCTTTATTTTAACGATCAAGGTGTGATTGAAGTTTACGAAAAAGTTCGTACTGAAAAGAAGGCCACCAAGCGCTTAATTGAAATTATCAAGGAAACAACGGCTTCAGGTCAATACCGGGTCATTGTCATTCATGGGAATGCTCCTGAAAAGGCTGAAGAATTGCGTCAGCATTTGCTTGATTTTGGCTTGGGTTCGGATGTTTCACTTGCTACATTTGGTAGTGTCATTGGAACGCACCTAGGAGCAGGAAGTATTGCTCTGGGTTATATTCCAGTGATTTAG
- the dapB gene encoding 4-hydroxy-tetrahydrodipicolinate reductase — protein MSIRVIIAGFKGKMGQAACQMVLTDPDLDLVAVLDPFESESEWQGIPVFKDKADLACFEADVWVDFTTPAVAYENTRFALENGFAPVVGTTGFTSEEIAELKEFSRTQDLGGLIAPNFALGAVLLMQFATQAAKYFPNVEIIELHHDKKKDAPSGTAIKTAELMAEIRESIQQGAADEEELIAGARGADFDGMRIHSVRLPGLVAHQEVIFGNQGEGLTLRHDSYDRISFMTGVNLGIKEVVKRHELVYGLEHLL, from the coding sequence ATGAGTATTCGAGTAATTATTGCCGGTTTTAAGGGAAAGATGGGCCAGGCTGCTTGTCAGATGGTATTGACTGATCCAGACTTGGACTTGGTAGCAGTTTTGGATCCTTTTGAGTCTGAGTCAGAATGGCAGGGTATTCCTGTTTTCAAGGATAAGGCTGATTTAGCTTGTTTTGAAGCGGATGTCTGGGTAGATTTTACTACTCCAGCTGTTGCCTACGAAAATACACGTTTTGCTCTTGAAAATGGCTTTGCTCCAGTAGTTGGAACGACTGGTTTCACGAGTGAAGAAATTGCAGAGCTAAAAGAATTTTCTCGTACCCAAGACTTGGGTGGCCTGATTGCCCCTAACTTTGCCTTGGGTGCTGTCTTACTCATGCAATTTGCGACGCAGGCTGCCAAATATTTCCCAAATGTGGAGATTATTGAGCTCCATCATGACAAGAAAAAGGATGCTCCGAGTGGAACAGCCATTAAAACAGCTGAGTTGATGGCAGAGATTCGAGAGTCAATTCAGCAAGGTGCAGCAGATGAGGAAGAGCTGATTGCTGGTGCTCGTGGTGCTGACTTTGATGGTATGCGCATCCACTCAGTTCGTTTGCCAGGTTTGGTAGCCCATCAGGAAGTCATCTTTGGCAATCAAGGAGAAGGATTGACCCTCCGTCATGACTCCTATGATCGCATCTCCTTCATGACAGGAGTCAATTTGGGAATTAAAGAAGTTGTCAAGCGTCATGAGCTTGTCTATGGATTAGAACACTTATTATGA
- a CDS encoding CCA tRNA nucleotidyltransferase produces the protein MRLMQMPSEFQKALPVLEKIKEAGFEAYFVGGSVRDALLHSPIHDVDIATSSYPEETKQIFPRTADIGIEHGTVLVLDGDEEYEVTTFRTEDVYVDYRRPSAVSFVRSLEEDLKRRDFTVNAFALDETGEIVDLFHGLEDLEKQVLRAVGVASERFNEDALRIMRGFRFQASLGFALEPETFKAMKTLTPLLENISVERTFVEFDKLLLAPFWRRGLASMIESQAYDYLPDMASSQDKLNRLFDLETDFTFESSEQAWAALLWALEIENAQSFLKSWKTSRQFAKQVQDLLIILALRENGELSKRDCYRFDIDLLLQAENLRQAQGKEVNPQAITEKYQSLTIHDKKEIQINGGILIKEYGYQPGPDLGEILTEIEFAIVDGELENNREAIHAYLREKK, from the coding sequence ATGAGATTAATGCAAATGCCTTCTGAATTTCAGAAGGCTTTACCAGTATTAGAAAAAATTAAAGAAGCAGGCTTTGAGGCTTATTTTGTTGGGGGCTCTGTTCGAGATGCCCTTCTCCATAGCCCTATCCACGATGTGGATATTGCGACGTCTTCTTATCCAGAAGAGACCAAGCAGATTTTTCCGCGAACAGCCGATATCGGAATCGAGCATGGAACCGTCTTGGTCTTAGATGGGGATGAGGAGTATGAGGTAACAACCTTTCGGACAGAGGATGTCTATGTGGACTATCGCAGACCCAGTGCGGTTTCCTTTGTGCGCTCGCTAGAAGAAGACCTCAAACGCCGTGATTTCACAGTCAACGCCTTTGCCTTGGATGAGACAGGAGAAATCGTTGACTTGTTCCATGGTTTAGAAGATTTGGAAAAGCAAGTCTTGCGAGCAGTTGGAGTGGCTAGTGAGCGTTTCAACGAAGATGCTTTACGGATTATGCGTGGTTTCCGTTTTCAGGCTAGTCTTGGTTTTGCACTTGAACCAGAAACATTTAAAGCTATGAAGACCTTGACGCCGCTTTTGGAGAACATTTCTGTAGAGCGTACCTTCGTCGAGTTTGATAAACTCTTGCTGGCTCCATTTTGGAGAAGGGGGTTGGCTTCCATGATTGAGAGTCAAGCTTATGACTATCTCCCTGATATGGCATCTAGCCAGGACAAGCTCAACAGACTGTTTGATTTGGAGACTGATTTTACTTTTGAATCCTCTGAACAAGCCTGGGCGGCTTTACTATGGGCTTTGGAGATTGAAAATGCGCAGTCATTTTTGAAATCTTGGAAGACCTCACGCCAGTTTGCCAAGCAAGTTCAGGATTTGCTGATTATTTTGGCTCTGCGTGAAAATGGAGAATTGAGCAAGCGAGATTGTTATCGCTTTGACATAGATTTGCTTTTACAGGCTGAAAATCTTCGTCAAGCTCAAGGAAAAGAAGTCAACCCACAAGCCATCACAGAAAAATACCAAAGCTTGACTATCCATGACAAGAAAGAGATTCAGATTAATGGCGGTATTTTGATCAAGGAATATGGCTATCAGCCAGGCCCAGACTTGGGAGAGATTTTAACAGAGATTGAGTTTGCCATTGTCGATGGAGAATTGGAGAATAATCGTGAAGCCATCCATGCTTACCTGAGGGAGAAAAAATGA
- a CDS encoding ABC-F family ATP-binding cassette domain-containing protein: MSDFIVEKLSKSVGDKTVFRDISFIIHDLDRIGLIGVNGTGKTTLLDVLSGVSGFDGDVSPFSAKNDYQIGYLTQDPDFDDRKTVLDTILSSELKEIQLIREYELIMLDYSEDKQARLERVMAEMDSLQAWEIESQVKTVLSKLGIQDLSTPVGELSGGLRRRVQLAQVLLGNHDLLLLDEPTNHLDIAIIEWLTLFLKNSKKTVLFITHDRYFLDALSTRIFELERAGLTEYQGNYQDYVRLKAEQDERDAALLHKKEQLYKQELVWMRRQPQARATKQQARINRFHDLKKEVSGSSAETDLTMNFETSRIGKKVIEFQDVSFAYENKPILQDFNLLVQAKDRIGIVGDNGVGKSTLLNLIAGSLEPTAGQVVIGETVRIAYFSQQIEGLDESKRVINYLQEVAEEVKTSGGSTTSIAELLEQFLFPRSTHGTLIEKLSGGEKKRLYLLKLLLEKPNVLLLDEPTNDLDIATLTVLENFLQGFAGPVLTVSHDRYFLDKVATKILAFEDGKIRPFFGHYTDYLDEKAFETDMANQVQKAEKEKVVKVREDKKRMTYQEKQEWASIEGDIETLEKRIAAIEEEMQANGSDFGKLATLQKELDEKNEALLEKYERYEYLSEFDS, translated from the coding sequence ATGAGTGATTTTATCGTTGAAAAACTAAGTAAATCTGTTGGTGACAAGACCGTTTTTAGGGATATTTCCTTTATTATCCATGACTTAGACAGAATTGGTTTAATCGGTGTCAATGGGACTGGCAAGACCACCCTTTTGGACGTCCTTTCTGGTGTTTCTGGCTTTGATGGGGATGTCAGTCCTTTTTCAGCTAAAAATGATTACCAGATTGGTTACTTGACTCAGGATCCTGATTTTGATGATAGAAAGACAGTTTTGGATACGATTCTATCTAGTGAACTCAAGGAAATCCAGCTCATTCGTGAGTATGAATTGATTATGCTCGACTATAGCGAGGACAAGCAGGCGCGTTTGGAACGTGTCATGGCAGAGATGGACTCTCTCCAAGCTTGGGAAATCGAGAGTCAGGTCAAGACCGTTCTTAGCAAATTGGGCATTCAAGACTTATCTACTCCTGTTGGGGAATTGTCAGGTGGTCTGAGAAGACGGGTACAGTTGGCACAAGTCTTACTTGGCAACCACGACCTCTTGCTTTTGGATGAGCCGACCAACCATCTGGATATTGCGATTATTGAGTGGCTGACCCTCTTTTTGAAAAATTCTAAGAAGACCGTCCTTTTTATCACTCACGATCGTTATTTCTTAGACGCTTTGTCAACACGGATTTTCGAGTTGGAGCGAGCAGGCTTGACAGAATATCAGGGCAATTACCAGGACTATGTTCGCCTTAAGGCAGAACAGGACGAGCGCGATGCAGCTCTACTTCATAAAAAAGAACAACTCTACAAACAAGAACTGGTCTGGATGCGCAGACAACCGCAGGCACGTGCGACCAAGCAACAAGCTCGTATCAATCGTTTCCATGATCTGAAAAAGGAAGTTTCAGGCAGTAGTGCTGAGACAGACTTGACTATGAACTTTGAAACCAGTCGGATTGGGAAGAAAGTCATCGAGTTTCAGGATGTTTCCTTTGCCTATGAAAATAAGCCCATTTTGCAAGATTTTAATCTCTTAGTTCAGGCTAAAGACCGTATTGGAATTGTTGGGGACAATGGTGTTGGAAAATCAACCCTACTTAACCTGATTGCAGGAAGTCTTGAGCCGACAGCAGGACAAGTTGTGATTGGGGAAACTGTTCGCATCGCCTATTTCTCTCAACAAATTGAGGGTTTGGATGAAAGCAAGCGTGTGATCAATTACCTGCAGGAAGTGGCAGAGGAGGTCAAGACCAGTGGTGGTTCTACGACTTCCATCGCTGAGTTGCTGGAGCAATTCCTCTTCCCACGTTCGACGCATGGGACCTTGATTGAGAAATTGTCAGGGGGTGAGAAAAAACGTCTTTATCTCCTCAAACTGCTTTTGGAAAAACCAAATGTTCTTCTTTTAGACGAGCCAACCAATGACCTAGATATTGCAACTTTGACAGTCTTAGAGAATTTCTTGCAAGGTTTTGCAGGTCCCGTTTTAACAGTCAGTCACGACCGCTATTTCTTGGATAAGGTAGCGACCAAGATTCTCGCTTTTGAGGATGGCAAGATTCGTCCTTTCTTTGGTCATTACACCGACTATCTTGATGAAAAAGCTTTTGAAACAGATATGGCCAATCAAGTGCAAAAGGCCGAAAAGGAAAAAGTGGTCAAGGTTCGAGAAGACAAGAAACGCATGACCTACCAAGAAAAGCAGGAGTGGGCAAGTATTGAAGGTGATATTGAAACCTTGGAAAAACGTATCGCTGCTATTGAAGAGGAAATGCAGGCTAACGGCTCTGACTTTGGTAAGCTGGCTACTCTCCAAAAAGAATTGGATGAGAAAAATGAAGCACTCCTTGAAAAATACGAACGCTATGAGTATCTCAGTGAATTTGATAGTTAA
- the mntE gene encoding CDF family manganese efflux transporter MntE: protein MKQSISNLKLAERGAIISISTYLILSAAKLATGHLLHSSSLVADGFNNVSDIIGNVALLIGIRMARQPADRDHRFGHWKIEDLASLITSIIMFYVGFDVLRDTIQKILSREETVIDPLGATLGIISAAIMFVVYLYNTRLSKKSNSKALKAAAKDNLSDAVTSLGTAIAILASSFNYPIVDKLVAIIITFFILKTAYDIFIESSFSLSDGFDDRLLEDYQKAIMEIPKISKVKSQRGRTYGSNIYLDITLEMNPDLSVFESHEIADQVESMLENRFGVFDTDVHIEPAPIPEDEILDNVYKKLLMREQLIDQGNQLEELLTDDFVYIRQDGEQMDKEAYKTKKELNSAIKDIQITSISQKTKLICYELDGIIHTSIWRRHETWQNIFHQETKKE, encoded by the coding sequence ATGAAGCAATCTATCTCAAATCTCAAGTTAGCTGAGCGTGGAGCCATTATCAGTATTTCGACCTATTTGATCTTGTCTGCAGCCAAATTAGCAACTGGTCATCTCCTTCATTCATCCAGTTTGGTGGCCGATGGTTTTAATAACGTATCGGACATCATTGGAAATGTGGCCCTCTTAATCGGGATTCGGATGGCGCGCCAGCCTGCAGACCGTGACCACCGTTTTGGTCATTGGAAGATTGAAGATTTGGCAAGCTTGATCACTTCTATCATCATGTTCTATGTCGGTTTCGATGTTCTAAGAGATACCATTCAAAAGATTCTCAGTCGGGAAGAAACGGTCATTGATCCTCTTGGTGCAACTCTAGGAATCATTTCTGCAGCGATTATGTTTGTGGTCTATCTCTACAATACTCGCCTCAGTAAGAAATCCAACTCCAAGGCGCTGAAAGCAGCTGCTAAGGACAATCTTTCTGACGCTGTTACCTCACTTGGAACCGCCATTGCCATCCTAGCTAGTAGTTTCAATTATCCGATTGTGGATAAACTGGTTGCTATCATCATCACTTTCTTTATCTTGAAGACTGCCTATGATATCTTCATCGAGTCTTCCTTTAGTCTTTCAGATGGCTTTGACGACCGCCTGCTCGAGGACTACCAAAAGGCTATCATGGAAATTCCCAAAATCAGCAAGGTCAAATCGCAAAGAGGTCGCACCTACGGTAGCAACATCTACCTGGATATTACACTAGAGATGAATCCTGACTTGTCTGTTTTTGAAAGCCATGAAATCGCGGATCAGGTCGAGTCTATGCTGGAGAATCGTTTTGGCGTCTTTGATACCGATGTCCATATCGAACCAGCACCTATCCCTGAGGATGAAATTTTAGACAATGTCTATAAAAAATTGCTTATGCGTGAACAATTGATTGACCAAGGAAACCAACTAGAAGAACTCTTGACTGATGATTTTGTCTATATTCGCCAAGATGGAGAGCAGATGGATAAAGAGGCTTATAAGACCAAAAAAGAGTTAAATTCTGCTATCAAGGACATTCAAATTACTTCCATCAGTCAAAAAACCAAACTCATCTGCTATGAGTTAGATGGTATCATCCATACCAGTATCTGGCGTCGCCACGAAACCTGGCAAAATATCTTTCATCAAGAAACCAAAAAAGAATAG